From a single Acidimicrobiales bacterium genomic region:
- a CDS encoding aconitate hydratase: MAVAASTPIELIQGVYATLDERLEVGRRRMGGPLTLAEKILVNHLDDPEDAALERGVSYVDLRPDRVAMQDATAQMAWLQFMTAGLDEVQAPTTTHCDHLIQARDDGKRDLAAAVDGNREVYNFLSSVSARYGAGFWKPGSGIIHQVVLEQYAFPGGMMIGTDSHTPNAGGLGMVAVGVGGADAVDVMTGFPWNVRWPKLIGVHLTGHLDGWAAPKDVILKVADILTVTGGTGAIVEYFGPGARSLSATGKGTICNMGAEIGATTSLFAYDDAMSRYLKSTGREAVADAADTVAHHLRADDEIEANPGAFFDQVIEIDLSTLSPHINGPHTPDLARPVAELGAEAEREGWPMVVSAGLIGSCTNSSYEDITRAASIARDAVAKGLTAKAPLLVTPGSEQVRATIERDGLLADFEALGARVLANACGPCIGQWDRQDMEDGVPNSIVTSYNRNFPKRNDGYATTHAFVTSPETVIALTIAGRLDFDPASDTLTNEAGEEVRLAVGAGEELPAAGFEPGEETFQAPPQDGSSVEVSISPTSDRLQLLTPFPAWDGADLTDLMVLVKARDKCTTDHISMAGPWLRYRGHLENISGNVYMGVVNAFTGEVGTGWDATDGGTRPYPEIARRYHEAGIGWVAIGDENMGEGSSREHAAMEPRFRGAKAVIARSFARIHETNLKKQGILPLTFADRDDYDRIGPEDRVSVVGLDSLAPNTPVEVVITSPDGTTTSITTNHTYSANQIEWFKAGSALNLIRQRTDS, translated from the coding sequence ATGGCCGTCGCCGCCTCCACCCCTATTGAACTAATCCAGGGCGTGTACGCCACTCTTGACGAGCGTCTGGAGGTCGGCCGTCGTCGCATGGGAGGCCCGCTGACCCTGGCCGAGAAGATTCTGGTCAACCACCTGGACGACCCGGAGGACGCCGCCCTGGAGCGGGGCGTGTCGTACGTGGACCTACGGCCCGACCGGGTAGCCATGCAGGACGCCACGGCCCAGATGGCATGGTTGCAGTTCATGACCGCCGGCCTCGATGAGGTCCAGGCCCCGACAACCACCCACTGCGACCACCTCATCCAGGCCCGCGACGACGGCAAGAGGGACCTTGCGGCCGCCGTGGACGGTAACCGCGAGGTCTACAACTTCTTGTCCTCGGTGTCTGCGCGCTACGGCGCTGGGTTCTGGAAGCCCGGCTCCGGGATCATCCACCAGGTGGTACTGGAGCAGTACGCCTTCCCCGGTGGAATGATGATCGGCACCGACAGCCACACCCCGAACGCCGGCGGACTAGGCATGGTGGCCGTCGGGGTGGGTGGCGCCGACGCCGTCGACGTGATGACCGGATTCCCGTGGAACGTGCGTTGGCCGAAGCTCATCGGCGTCCACCTGACCGGCCACCTGGACGGCTGGGCGGCCCCCAAGGACGTCATCTTGAAGGTAGCCGACATCCTCACCGTTACGGGCGGTACGGGTGCCATCGTGGAGTACTTCGGTCCCGGCGCCCGCAGCCTGTCGGCCACCGGCAAGGGCACCATCTGCAATATGGGCGCCGAGATCGGTGCCACCACCTCTTTATTCGCCTACGACGACGCCATGTCCCGCTATCTAAAGAGCACCGGCCGCGAGGCGGTGGCCGACGCGGCCGACACCGTGGCCCATCACCTACGGGCCGACGACGAGATCGAAGCCAACCCGGGGGCCTTCTTCGACCAGGTCATCGAGATCGACCTGTCGACCCTGTCGCCCCATATCAACGGACCCCACACCCCCGACCTAGCCCGCCCGGTGGCCGAACTGGGTGCCGAAGCCGAACGAGAGGGCTGGCCGATGGTCGTCAGCGCCGGACTGATCGGCTCGTGCACCAACTCGTCCTACGAGGACATCACCCGGGCAGCCAGCATCGCCCGGGACGCCGTAGCTAAGGGGTTGACCGCTAAGGCGCCCCTGTTGGTCACCCCCGGGTCCGAACAGGTCCGGGCCACCATCGAACGCGACGGGCTGCTGGCCGACTTCGAGGCCCTCGGCGCCCGGGTGCTGGCCAACGCCTGCGGCCCATGCATCGGGCAGTGGGACCGCCAGGACATGGAGGACGGCGTCCCCAATTCCATCGTCACCAGTTACAACCGGAACTTCCCGAAGCGCAACGATGGCTACGCCACCACGCATGCCTTTGTGACATCACCGGAGACGGTCATCGCCCTGACCATCGCCGGTCGCCTCGACTTCGACCCGGCTTCCGACACCCTCACCAACGAGGCCGGTGAGGAGGTCCGCCTAGCTGTCGGCGCCGGTGAGGAGCTCCCAGCTGCCGGGTTCGAGCCCGGCGAAGAGACCTTCCAGGCACCGCCGCAAGACGGCTCGTCAGTCGAGGTTTCCATCTCGCCGACCAGCGACCGATTGCAGTTGCTCACTCCGTTCCCAGCCTGGGACGGCGCCGACCTGACCGACCTGATGGTTCTGGTCAAGGCCCGAGACAAGTGCACCACCGACCACATCTCGATGGCCGGACCGTGGCTGCGGTACCGAGGCCACCTGGAGAACATCTCGGGCAACGTCTACATGGGGGTCGTGAACGCCTTTACCGGCGAGGTGGGCACTGGCTGGGACGCCACTGACGGTGGGACCCGCCCCTATCCGGAGATCGCCCGCCGCTACCACGAGGCCGGCATCGGCTGGGTGGCTATCGGCGACGAGAACATGGGCGAGGGTTCGTCGCGGGAACATGCTGCCATGGAGCCCCGGTTCCGTGGGGCAAAAGCGGTCATCGCCCGGTCGTTCGCCCGGATCCACGAGACCAACCTAAAGAAGCAGGGGATCCTGCCGCTGACCTTCGCTGACCGGGACGACTATGACCGGATCGGTCCCGAGGACCGCGTCTCGGTGGTCGGCCTGGACAGCCTTGCCCCCAACACGCCGGTTGAGGTCGTCATCACCTCGCCGGACGGCACCACAACCAGCATCACCACCAACCACACCTACTCCGCCAACCAGATCGAGTGGTTCAAGGCGGGCAGTGCCCTGAACCTGATCCGCCAACGCACCGACTCCTGA
- a CDS encoding dimethylsulfonioproprionate lyase family protein gives MSSDLRGDLVAALAGFYAGHPDAERYPMLSEVGSLLTAALDAVEVVVNEPVVLPVARLLADVDPESDVPGVGPVLRTFAAAAPTLHWVQTAEYVATLSQHFLDNYGYVRVIGPGGLVESSVVTAGLGVWGAGLHYPRHEHPAEETYHLLHGSAMFQRDDGPWEPKVVGESVHHDPWEHHAQRFGDATCVLSWAWTGDVVVNARLVPEGS, from the coding sequence GTGAGCTCCGACCTGCGAGGGGACCTCGTCGCCGCCCTGGCCGGGTTCTACGCCGGACATCCTGACGCCGAGCGGTACCCCATGCTGTCCGAGGTGGGGAGTCTGCTAACTGCTGCCTTAGACGCCGTCGAAGTAGTTGTAAACGAACCGGTGGTCCTGCCGGTGGCTCGGCTTCTGGCCGATGTCGACCCGGAGAGTGACGTTCCGGGCGTAGGACCGGTGCTACGGACGTTCGCAGCAGCGGCGCCGACCCTTCACTGGGTCCAGACCGCTGAATACGTGGCGACGTTGTCGCAACACTTCCTGGACAACTACGGCTATGTGCGGGTGATCGGTCCCGGTGGGCTGGTCGAGTCCAGCGTGGTCACCGCGGGGCTGGGCGTGTGGGGAGCCGGCCTGCACTACCCGCGACACGAGCACCCGGCCGAGGAGACGTACCACCTATTGCACGGATCCGCCATGTTCCAGCGCGACGACGGTCCGTGGGAGCCGAAGGTGGTCGGGGAGTCGGTGCACCATGACCCGTGGGAGCACCATGCCCAGAGGTTCGGCGACGCTACGTGCGTTCTCTCGTGGGCTTGGACCGGTGACGTTGTTGTAAACGCCCGTCTGGTACCTGAGGGGTCCTGA